In the Engystomops pustulosus chromosome 2, aEngPut4.maternal, whole genome shotgun sequence genome, one interval contains:
- the ZIC5 gene encoding zinc finger protein ZIC 5 — MFVKDGRGGKITAVSVDGRDCVGMEPPLSKRSQTLRLADLAAAQAHPHQTMTGFPGLGSHQAHSHPAHIHPGELGSDPGVALTPFGPEHMAQASALKLSPSQHMPAHPEAQTAAAAFASPAAVSYPVPHTGYTSSRDFILRRELSTSAMLGEQHPATGSPHHHHHPHSMFISSAGTYGHSEGASHPLFAGIHEQAAPGVHHPLNGQMRLGLAGELYGRAEPFRPEHYAASSIHSYNSMNLNVNLAAAAAHPAAAGAFLRYMRQPIKQELICKWIDQDQTSKKTCSKTFSTMHELVNHVTVEHVGGPEQSNHVCFWEECPREGKPFKAKYKLVNHIRVHTGEKPFPCPFPGCGKVFARSENLKIHKRTHTGEKPFKCEFDGCDRKFANSSDRKKHSHVHTSDKPYYCKVRGCDKSYTHPSSLRKHMKIHCKSPPGSPSALGYSAVATPIDESLSPTQDQVRGRTANLSPQVTNLNEWYVCQASGAPNNLHTPSSNAESTDSEEEETYRNSERTIR, encoded by the exons ATGTTTGTGAAGGATGGTAGAGGGGGAAAAATAACAGCAGTCAGTGTGGATGGACGTGATTGTGTAGGGATGGAGCCCCCTTTGAGCAAGAGGAGTCAGACTCTGAGGTTGGCGGATTTGGCAGCGGCTCAAGCCCATCCTCATCAGACTATGACAGGCTTCCCGGGGTTGGGGAGTCATCAAGCTCACTCCCACCCTGCCCACATCCACCCTGGGGAGTTGGGGAGTGACCCTGGAGTTGCCCTGACTCCATTCGGACCTGAGCACATGGCCCAGGCTAGTGCTCTGAAACTTAGTCCCTCTCAGCACATGCCCGCGCACCCTGAAGCCCAGACGGCGGCGGCGGCATTCGCTTCTCCGGCGGCAGTCAGCTACCCCGTGCCCCACACTGGCTACACTAGCAGCAGGGACTTCATCCTCAGGAGGGAGCTGTCCACCTCTGCCATGTTAGGAGAGCAGCACCCTGCCACCggctccccccaccaccaccaccaccctcacAGCATGTTCATCTCCTCTGCTGGCACCTATGGGCACTCAGAAGGGGCCAGCCACCCTCTCTTCGCTGGCATCCACGAGCAGGCGGCCCCAGGAGTCCACCACCCTCTTAATGGCCAGATGCGCCTTGGCTTGGCCGGAGAACTGTACGGAAGAGCGGAGCCCTTCAGACCCGAGCACTATGCTGCCTCCTCGATCCACAGCTACAACTCTATGAACTTAAATGTCAACCTCgctgctgctgccgcccaccCAGCCGCTGCAGGGGCGTTCTTGAGGTACATGAGGCAGCCCATCAAACAAGAGCTCATCTGCAAGTGGATCGATCAAGACCAGACCTCCAAAAAAACCTGCTCCAAAACTTTCAGCACCATGCACGAGCTGGTGAACCATGTCACGGTGGAGCATGTGGGGGGACCCGAGCAGAGCAACCACGTCTGCTTCTGGGAGGAATGTCCCCGGGAGGGGAAGCCATTCAAAGCCAAATACAAACTGGTCAACCACATCCGAgtgcacacaggggagaagcccttcccGTGCCCCTTCCCTGGATGTGGCAAGGTCTTTGCCCGCTCCGAGAACTTGAAGATCCACAAGAGAACTCATACAG gggagaagccatttaagTGCGAGTTTGATGGTTGTGACAGGAAGTTTGCCAACAGCAGTGACAGGAAGAAGCATTCTCATGTGCACACCAGCGACAAACCCTACTACTGCAAAGTCAGGGGCTGCGACAAATCCTACACGCATCCCAGCTCCTTGAGGAAGCACATGAAGATACACTGCAAGTCCCCTCCAGGGTCTCCCTCCGCCCTGGGCTACTCTGCTGTAGCTACCCCTATAGACGAGTCACTGTCCCCTACTCAGGACCAAGTCAGAGGGCGCACTGCCAACCTTTCCCCTCAGGTCACCAACCTCAACGAGTGGTATGTGTGTCAAGCCAGCGGGGCCCCGAATAACCTGCACACGCCTTCTAGTAACGCAGAGTCCACAGATTCTGAGGAGGAAGAGACTTACAGGAACTCTGAGAGGACTATCCGGTAG